In Sulfitobacter albidus, the following proteins share a genomic window:
- a CDS encoding energy-coupling factor ABC transporter ATP-binding protein, producing MPDPLIDLDAVRVSREGRVTLDDVSLRSDARRIGVLGRNGSGKTTLARVIAGLQEVEDGRVRIAGIDVARDRRGALGAVGILFQNPDSQIIFPAVGEELAFGLTQLGAGDVPNRVAEILAQFGRSDWHDAAIHRLSQGQKQLVCLMAVLAMAPRVIVLDEPFAGLDIPTAMHLRRVLEGIDATLVQITHDPASVADYEALIWLDGGRVQAQGGAEVARAYAERMAQIGAGDDLTHLSG from the coding sequence GTGCCAGACCCTTTGATCGATCTTGATGCCGTGCGTGTGTCCCGCGAGGGGCGCGTGACGCTCGACGACGTGAGCCTGCGCAGCGACGCGCGGCGCATCGGCGTGCTGGGGCGTAACGGATCAGGCAAGACCACGCTGGCGCGGGTGATCGCCGGGCTGCAGGAGGTCGAGGACGGCCGCGTGCGCATCGCCGGTATCGATGTGGCCCGCGACAGGCGCGGCGCGCTGGGCGCCGTTGGCATCCTGTTTCAGAACCCCGACAGCCAGATCATTTTTCCCGCCGTGGGCGAAGAGCTGGCCTTTGGCCTGACGCAGCTGGGCGCGGGCGATGTGCCGAACCGGGTGGCGGAGATCCTTGCGCAATTTGGCCGCAGCGATTGGCACGATGCGGCGATCCACCGCCTGTCGCAGGGGCAAAAGCAGTTGGTGTGCCTGATGGCGGTGCTGGCGATGGCGCCACGGGTGATCGTGCTGGACGAACCCTTTGCCGGGCTCGACATCCCCACGGCGATGCACCTGCGCCGGGTGCTGGAGGGGATCGACGCCACGCTGGTGCAGATCACCCATGATCCGGCGAGCGTTGCTGATTACGAGGCGCTGATCTGGCTCGACGGGGGGCGGGTACAGGCGCAGGGCGGCGCCGAGGTGGCGCGCGCCTACGCGGAGCGGATGGCGCAGATCGGGGCGGGCGATGATCTCACTCACCTCTCCGGTTAG
- a CDS encoding COQ9 family protein, whose protein sequence is MMHVPFDGWTQVTFDAAVADSGVDATVATAVCPRGAVDLAVHYHRKGDAAMLDRLADADLSEMRFRDRVAAAVRFRLEAVDDKEAVRRGTTLFALPMYAADGAKLIWGTADAIWDALGDTADDVNWYTKRATLSGVYSATVLYWLGDQSEDHAETWAFLDRRIDGVMQIEKLKARVNENPVLGKLMAGPNWLAKQIKPPQKMTRGGMPGSWRT, encoded by the coding sequence ATGATGCATGTGCCCTTTGACGGGTGGACGCAGGTGACGTTCGATGCGGCGGTGGCTGATTCGGGTGTGGATGCGACCGTCGCCACCGCCGTCTGCCCGCGCGGGGCGGTCGATCTGGCGGTGCATTACCACCGCAAAGGCGATGCCGCGATGCTGGACCGGTTGGCCGACGCGGATTTGAGCGAGATGCGGTTTCGCGACCGCGTCGCCGCCGCCGTGCGCTTCCGGCTGGAGGCGGTCGACGACAAAGAGGCCGTGCGGCGCGGCACCACGCTGTTTGCGCTACCGATGTATGCGGCGGATGGGGCCAAGCTGATCTGGGGCACGGCGGACGCGATTTGGGACGCGCTGGGCGATACGGCGGACGACGTGAACTGGTACACCAAGCGCGCGACGCTGAGCGGGGTGTATTCGGCGACCGTGCTGTATTGGTTGGGCGATCAAAGTGAGGATCACGCGGAGACCTGGGCCTTTCTGGATCGGCGCATCGACGGGGTGATGCAGATCGAAAAGCTCAAGGCGCGGGTGAACGAGAACCCGGTGCTGGGCAAGCTGATGGCGGGGCCGAACTGGCTGGCCAAGCAGATCAAACCACCGCAGAAGATGACGCGCGGCGGGATGCCGGGCAGCTGGCGGACCTAG
- the rpsU gene encoding 30S ribosomal protein S21 has product MQVSVRDNNVDQALRALKKKLQREGVFREMKLKQHFEKPSEKKAREKAEAIRRARKLARKKAQREGMM; this is encoded by the coding sequence ATGCAGGTTAGTGTTCGCGATAACAACGTCGATCAAGCGCTGCGCGCCCTGAAGAAAAAACTTCAGCGCGAGGGTGTGTTTCGTGAAATGAAGCTCAAGCAACATTTCGAGAAACCGTCCGAAAAGAAAGCACGCGAGAAAGCCGAAGCGATCCGCCGTGCCCGTAAACTGGCACGCAAGAAAGCACAGCGCGAAGGGATGATGTAA